The following proteins come from a genomic window of Triticum aestivum cultivar Chinese Spring chromosome 6A, IWGSC CS RefSeq v2.1, whole genome shotgun sequence:
- the LOC123131058 gene encoding WAT1-related protein At1g44800 has product MTPKPPWTLGLQISNHLTIWYFCLLFSPAQKTIRERRPKMTTTIFIKIMWLAFLEPVLDQNLYFMGAKLTSAGFATALLNTLPAVTFVLALILRMEKVRLRSLHSQAKIAGTVLAVAGAVLMVLYHGPVVRFPWTSGHHHATIGGQVAAARDWLIGTVMLIASCMIWPGFFILQANTLGSYPAELSLTALICGMGSLMSGAVALVAERADTQVWVVGFDSRLLTVVYAGIVCSGVAYYLQGVVSRQRGPVFVTAFSPFSMIITAVMGSIILKEEITLGSVIGAVIIVTGLYFIIWGKSKDDISPSQVSDVSVKGAGELPLTSVTNGHGKQYELGNGNGNGGHVDVETPTTNGHY; this is encoded by the exons ATGACTCCCAAGCCTCCCTGGACCTTAGGCTTGCAGATCTCAAACCATTTGACCATATGGTACTTCTGTTTATTGTTCTCTCCCGCCCAGAAGACCATTAG GGAACGGAGGCCAAAGATGACAACCACCATCTTCATAAAGATTATGTGGCTCGCATTTCTCGA GCCGGTGCTCGACCAGAACCTGTATTTCATGGGCGCGAAGCTGACCTCGGCGGGGTTCGCGACGGCGCTCCTCAACACACTCCCGGCCGTCACCTTCGTGCTGGCCCTCATCCTGCGCATGGAGAAGGTGCGGCTGCGGAGCCTGCACAGCCAGGCCAAGATCGCTGGCACAGTCCTCGCGGTGGCCGGCGCCGTGCTGATGGTTCTGTACCACGGCCCTGTCGTGCGGTTCCCGTGGACTAGTGGCCATCACCATGCCACCATCGGTGGCCAGGTCGCCGCCGCGCGGGACTGGCTGATCGGGACCGTAATGCTCATCGCCTCCTGCATGATCTGGCCGGGCTTCTTCATCCTCCAGGCCAACACGCTCGGGAGCTACCCGGCGGAGCTGTCTCTCACGGCGCTCATCTGCGGTATGGGCTCGCTGATGAGCGGCGCCGTCGCCCTCGTTGCTGAGCGCGCCGACACCCAGGTCTGGGTTGTCGGCTTCGATAGCCGCCTCTTGACCGTCGTCTACGCCGGCATAGTGTGCTCCGGCGTGGCGTACTACTTGCAGGGCGTCGTGTCAAGGCAAAGGGGCCCGGTGTTCGTGACGGCCTTCAGCCCGTTCAGCATGATCATAACCGCCGTCATGGGCTCCATCATTCTCAAAGAGGAGATCACTCTCGGAAG TGTGATTGGTGCAGTGATCATCGTGACAGGCCTCTACTTTATCATCTGGGGCAAGAGCAAGGACGACATCAGCCCCAGTCAAGTCTCCGACGTCAGCGTCAAGGGAGCCGGTGAACTGCCCTTAACCTCGGTGACCAACGGCCACGGCAAGCAGTACGAGCTCGGCAACGGCAACGGCAACGGCGGCCATGTCGACGTCGAGACGCCCACGACCAATGGGCACTACTAG